The DNA region CTGAGGGTGTGGTGTGAGGCTCTTTCTATTCCTGTTCCTCTCTCCAAAGAGGATGAGTTGCCTTTGCAAGAGCAGTATTTGGAAAGGGAGTTGGTTCCTTCCTGGCTGCAGGAACAGAGCTGCTtacccagccctggcaggacaGGAGTTCATTGTTCCAGGGTTATTTGGGGTCTCTGTGTCCAGGGCTAAGTAGGGGAAAGAGTTTCTGCTGTGTGGGGGTTTCTTTCCTACCTCTGCTCTTACTGCCTGACCAGTATTTATCTGGTATTTCCCTTGTTGCTAAGATACCATCAGCCTGTTGGAACAAGGAATGTATTTATTTACATGGTCTGGCTTGGTGAGcattcccaatttcccattaaaaaaaaaaaaaaaaaaaaaaaagtttgaggtttaaagttatttttgaaagcgtttgaatttttttgtcaGACTGAGAGAAAAAGATGACTGAGAGCTGAGGCCACATGGCTTCAAAATGGTTTTTCTTCAGGACTAAAGGCCAAATTCTGAGCACCTCTTGGAGGATTTTTTATGTTGTGttttgttgggcttttttttaaaagagatcTTGGAAGAGTAAATGATATTATTTTTGAACAAACTATTTGGGTTGTTTCTTATTGCTGGCACATAGCCCAGGAGAGTAAACAAACCAGAATGTGCTGCAAGCACAGAGAGAGGGGGAGAAACACCATTACTTGGGAAAGTCTCAGCTCTTGAAATTGAATTTGTTAGGACAAAAATATGATTTTTACTGTGTGAACCCAGATGGGGGAGAATTAAACCTCAAAAACCCTGCAGTCAAACCTGCACAGTTCCCTTTGCCTATGGTCAGGGAAGGGCTTCTGTGCCCTgagatgggaattttggggctctCTGGAAAATCTTTGgggctgtggttttgtttttaagtgtGCAGTAGGTACAGGATGATGGCAATTCTCTTGGATAGCACAAAGCCCTGAGCAGATGTGCTTTAATTACACTTAAATCTCATTGTGGCTGATTATTTCTTaggctttctttccttttaacaAGTCCCTCCAGAAGCTCATAAGTGAACCCAGGAGAATTGTGATCCTGGGTACTGTACTCTCCCACTGGGAGAACAGAAATTTTTGCAGACTGTTTTTGCTGTTCCATTGCattatttgattattttgtTGCATTATTTGATTATATATGCATTTAAAAATCCTCTGAGGAGCATCAAAATGCTCCATCTGCAGTCTGGTGCTCTGGGtttctccttttccagtaactcatcttttttcttctttctcctcttcTAAACTGACTCTAGAAAGCCAAAACACTTCCAGATCTCCATTCCAGTGTCAGATGGTTCAGCTGGGTTTTCTGGGAAGTGCATCACACTCAGGGGAGGAAAGTTACCCCTATGGGCTTGGAAGCCAGCACATTCCCAGAGATCTGCCACATCCTGTCCTGTTTATGGCCTGCAAATGGCACCATAAACATCTTTATTTCTGTGCTTCTGTCTGTGCCTGCCTGGAGCTCTTGGGGCCAGAGGCACTTCTTCAAATCCAAATTAAATCTGCATTTATTCAGCTGCTTTCCAAAAGACTCCAGAGGCAGAGTGtggatggggagagagggaCATGATGTATTTTGTGGGATGAGTTGTGTTGCCAAGGGAGCTCACTGGTGTTGCCTTAGCACCAAGTATTAATAGACTGGAGAAGGCCTCTGCtgttgttttggtgtgattACTTCTAATTAATAGCACAGCAGGAgagttaaatttaaaaaaaaataaaggaaaaaatgaaaataaaagtgaaaatttaaaaagccagGCTATTAAAATGTTGTCAGGTGTGTGAAGAAGACAGGATATCTGCTTGCTCACCAAATGAGAGAGCTGAACATGGTGTTGGGGGGGTTGTCCTTTTCCTGTCCCCCTGAGCAGTTGTCACCATTGTCACTCATCCCctgctctctgtgtgtgtgactgGGTGTGAGATCTGCTCACacacagaaatgaaagaaaaagcagcagaggaggaagCAGAAGGGCAGGGCCAGAGGAAGTGCCTGGTGTTTGGGGCAGAGGGGACCTGAGGATGCTCCTGAAGCTGTGGTGGCTtctccagctcttcccagcaccCAGGAGAAGCTCTGGAGCCACCCAGGCAGCAAAATTCTGTTGTGACCTCCTGGATGTGTCATCACTTAGAAGACAAGCAAGAAAAAACACCAGTGGAGAACGAGGTGTTTTCTGTCCCATGGGACCAGGGCAGGAAGAGAGAGATCATGATGTTGAGAGATCATTTGTATTTAGAAAAGCCAGTTGTTCTGCACAATTTAGTCAACTTTTACCTATTTTTGTCAGAAAGAAAAGTCAAAAGAACAGTCTCAAATAATCAGTGTGTGTCATGACCCTGCATGGCCTGGCTGGTGGCTGAGGTGTGAGCAGAGAGATCATTTATATTTGAGAGATAATTTATATTTGAGAGATCATTTGTACTTAGAAAAGCCAGATGTTCTGCACAATTTAGTTGACTTCTACCTATTTTTGTCAGGAAAAATGTCAAAAGAACCATCTCAAATAATCTAACAGTTTGTGTGATGACCCTGCATGGCCTGGCTTGTGGTTGAGGTGTGACCAGAGAGATAATTTATATTTCAGAGATCATTTTTGTTTAGAAAAGCCAGTTGTTCTGGACAATTTAGTTGACTTCTACCTATTTTTGTCAGAAAGAAAAGTCAAAAGAGCAGTCTGTAGGAATCAGACATTTTGTGTTGTGACCCTGCATGGCCTGGCTGGTGGCTGAGGTGTGACCAGAGAGATCATTTATATTTGAGAGATAATTTATATTTGAGAGAtcatttgtatttaaaaaagcCGGTTGTTCTGCACAATTTAGTTGACTTCTACCTATTTTTGTCAGGAAGAAAAGTCAAAAGAACAGTGTCAAAGAATCAGACAGGTTGTGTGCAGAAGCTTGGCTCAGTGGTTGAGATGTAACCAGAGGGATCGTTTATATTTAAGAGATCATTTTTGTTTAGAAAAGCCAGTTGTTCTGCACAATTCAGCTGACTTCTACCTATTTTTGTCAGAAAGAAAAGTCAAAGGAGCAGTCTGTAGGAATCAGACAGGTTGTGTGGTGCCCCTGCATGGCCTGGCTGGTGGCCGAGGTGtttgcagagctgtcagagctgtccccagcgtGCAGGAGCTGCGATCCCACCCAGCCCATGgcctggggctgttttggggctgtCTCAACCGGGATTTCTCGGGCACTCCCCTGATccgctgtcccctcccagctacGCCATCGCGGATAACTCGTACCGCTCCCTGCGCACCGAGAGGAGGGACCAGTGCATCCTCATCTCCGGAGAGAGCGGCGCCGGCAAGACCGAGGCCACCAAGAAGATCCTGCAGTACTACGCTGTCACCTGCCCCGCCAGCCAGCAGGTCGAGACCGTCAAGGACCGGCTGCTGCAGTCCAACCCCGTCCTGGAGGtacctgccagccctgggggcagCGGTGACACAGCGTGTCCTGGGGATGGACATCAGCAGGGAATCCTGCTCCGATTCCCGGCCAAAGCCCTCCAGGAGCAGTTCTGGCAcggatggggtttggggacagaggggatttGGCGTGGGAAGAGCTCTGGGACATTCTGCAAAGGGACACATCCCAGTGGGCAGCTCACGCAGGCTGGGTTCGTTTTGTGGTGCTGTGGTGTCCTCTAgtgtccagccctggctgtgtgcaGTGCCCTGAGATATCTCTGTGCCCTGagatgtccctgtgccctgtatccatgtgtccctgtgccctgagaTATCCCTGTGCCCTGAGATGTCCCTGTAtccgtgtgtccctgtgtccctgtgctctctgtccctgtgccctgagatgtccctctgtccctgtatCCCTCTAtcatgtccctgtgccctgtttCCCTGTATCCCTCAGATGGCCCTGTGTCCtgtatccctgtgccctgtaTCTCTGTGCCCCAAGATGTCCCTGTATCTGTGTGTCCCTGTATCCTGAGATATCCCTGGCTCACTGTGTCCTGTATCCCTGTGGGCTGAGAtgtccctgtgtctctgtgccctgtgtccctgtaTCCCTGTGCCCTTTATCCCTGTATTCCTGttttcctgtgccctgggatgtccctgTATCCCTGTACCCCCATGCCGTGTCCCTATGTCCCTTTATCCCTATGCCCTGACATGTCCCTATATCCCTGTTTCCCTGTATCCCTGTGCCCATTATCCCTGTATTCCTGTTTCCCTGTGCCCTGAGATGTCCCTACATCCCTGTTTCCCTTTATCCCTGTGCCCTTTATCCCTGTGTCCCTATGtccctgcttccctgtgccctgagatgtccctgtgtcctttatccctgtgtccctgtgtccctgtacCCTATATCCCAGGCAAGGtgagcccccagcagcagcaggcagccctgcagcccctgtggcAGTGAGCTGTGACAAAaagctgtggggacagaggagAGGCTGTCAGATGTGACATTTGTTGTCAGCAGTGGATTGGCATTAAAATCACCTTGCAGGAGGGTGGAAGTGTTTTCAGGGATGTTCCATCTGCACTGCTTGCACAGGGTGTAAAGATCAGCCTTAGAATTCAGGCAGAAATCTGTTTCCTTCTGGGTTTCCAGGAAGGAAAATCCTGGACTGTAAATAAATAACTGACAGCTTCACCCAAGTGTTTATAAATAATCTGACTTGGTactcattttattttctctaataattttcatttcaggCCTTTGGAAATGCAAAAACCCTTCGGAATGACAACTCCAGTCGGTTTGGGAAGTACATGGATGTGCAGTTTGATTACAGGGTAACTTGGAATCTGCTTTATCTGTCAGGACTGGTCCCAGTTACAGGAGCTCTCTGTGTTCCTGTATTGTTGTGTGTGTAGTGAGTGCTTTGCATTTCCTTGCTGACAGCATAAGCAGAGCCTGTGGTAGCAAAGTTTGAGTCCAGAGGGTTTTATGGCACTCACTCTCCTTTCATTCCTCCCTTATTTCTCTGTACAAGGAGTCACTGAGATCAAACCCTTTTATTTCTGGGGTATTTTATTTCTAGTGCTCTGTGCCCGTGGATACTCCCCAGGTAAATCCACATAAACCAGGTGAGAGATCTGAAGATAATTCCTGTCCTGAGGAACTTTGCACAGAGTTTGTGCCCACTCtgatcccagctgccccacagcagcaAGGTGGACACAGTGCAGGGGCTGAGGAGCTCAGCACTGCATCCTTCAGCTCTCCTTTAATCCCTCCACACTCAGTTTTGGTGCTTTCCCTTTGTGGTGAATTCCTAGAAGGAATTTTAGCACTGAAATCACCACCATGCTGAAATAGAGCTTGTGGCACAGAATGGCAGatcattttctgtgtttttgtgggattttgctTCAGATCTTGTCTTTGAACAGACAATGAAGAAGCAGAAACATTTTCCTCTGTGTTGATGAACTCTTTCCACGTGTCTGGTTTGGTTTAGGGGGCTCCTGTTGGGGGCCACATCTTGAACTACCTCCTGGAGAAATCCCGAGTTGTGCACCAGAACCACGGCGAGAGGAACTTCCACATCTTCTaccagctgctggagggaggggaggaggaccTGCTCAGGAGGCTGGGCCTTGAGAAGAACCCACAGCAGTATCACTATTTAGTAAAGGTGAATATTAACTAcaattcttaaaatattttattacagGATTGGGATATCTCCAATTGACTTTGTAATTTCCTTCCCTCACTTCAAAAATAACTCTGAGGTGATTGctgtaaaaagaaacacaatgCATTGAGCATGGATAATATATCTTTGATGATTATTTAGTTATTTATATCAAGCTGTGTCTTTTTAGGGTCACTGTGCAAGGGTGAGTTCCATAAATGACAAAAACGAGTGGAAGATCATGAGGAGAGCCCTGTCTGTTATCGGCTTCAATGACACTGAGGTGGAGGTGAGGTTCAGCAGCACAGATTTTTCTATTTATAAggattttttctgctttgatttAGGATTTCTGATTGAAATCAGTGAATCAAATCAGAGTGAATGTATTCCCcacaaaaatcctaaaaatatttacaaaatgcTCTCCTAAAAAGTGAATTAACACAAAAACCTTGCTGTGTGTTCATTCCATCATCCTGATCTCTGCCTGTTGCTCCCATGGCAGGATTTGCTGAGCATTGTGGCCAGtgtcctgcacctggggaatGTCCAGTTTGCTGCTGATGAGCAGGGGAATGCTCAGGTCACTACAGAGAATCAGATTAAATACCTGGCCAGGGTGAGTATCACCAGTGAGGGAGATACTACAGGAAAGGTCAGTTGTAGAGGATTCCTTACTTTGAGAATAATATCATCATATAGTTTTAGACTATGATTTAGAAAGTCTcataaatttaataaaaaacctAAATAGAATGGAAACATTATCATCAAACCCATTTAATGGATAACTTCTCTATTTACCACCTGACCACCCTTGCCTTGAGGTTTCCACCTTGGGGCAGTGAGGTAGGAAGAGAATCTGGAAAAGAGTTTTAAAGCAAGAACAACCTCAGTGCCTTTGCTTGGTCACTTCCTTCCATTTGTTAGCTGAAATCCCTGCCAgaaaggagggaagggagggattGATGCTGCAGAGTTGTTCAGTGTGAGTGGGAAATAAAGGGTTGTTTCACTGGGTTGGGATTTTAGGAAAATGGAATGTACAACTCCATAAATTAACTGAATATCCTGCatgcagctgctggcagtggaTGGCTCAGTTCTTCGGGATGCCCTGATCCACAAGAAGATCATAGCAAAAGGGGAGGAGGTAAGAGCAGATCCTGGGGGTTTGGGAGGCAAAGGGGATTCAGTGAATCAGCTCCCCCATCACCTCTCAGGGGgttggcactgcagggatcccGCTGGTGATGCTCCAGCCACCAGCAGGGTGATTTTGTGTGGCTGTTCAGTGATGATGAGGCAGGAAAAGGGGGGATCCCTTGGTTTGGAGGTGCTGAGTgctttgctctgctctgttGCAGCTGGTGAGCCCCCTGAACCTGGAGCAGGCAGCCTATGCCCGGGATGCCCTCGCCAAGGCCGTCTACGGCCGCACCTTCTCCTGGCTGGTCAGCAAGGTCAACAAATCCCTGGCTTACAAGGCAAGTGAACCCTCTGCTTGTCGAGATCCAGCCAAACATTACAGCAACTTCCAGATCTTTCAGCCTCAAAGCACGTTCCATGCTTTTAgtaatttctaaattaattttttattaatctAATCCCAGTCAGCGCTGGGATTTGATGATGAAGATCCAGGGGTGGATCATAGCTGTGAGCAAATACCTCATTTGTTTTACCTACATTTGTTTTCTGCTCTGTTGCAGGAAGAGAAGTTTCCAGGCTGGAGAAGTACAACAGTTCTAGGATTGCTGGACATCTATGGGTTTGAGGTTTTCCAGCACAACAGGTTTGTTTTGATAAATTCTGAGGTACATTGTTCAGTTTATGGTGTTTTCACAAGGCTTTATTCCATTTCTTAGTAAAAGAGGTGGCATTTAAATGTCAGGACATCAAGTGAAAAACTGCTAATCACAGGGCTTCTAACACTTAAAATATCCAGCTAATAATTAGCATTTACAGCTATTAATGGTGCTGGTGTTTTAAATAAACTGTTGGTTTTGGGATGTATTCCTGCCTtacctggagctgtgcctttgTGCAGCTCTCCAGCCCAGAGTGGCTCTTGTGGCATCTTCCCATGGTGGTGACAAACCAGGGATGGgactggcacagcctgggaccTCCCTGGCAGGTAGCACTGACTCAAATTTGCAGTGTTATTGGGCCTTTATTCAGGTTTTTGTGTTCCTCCATGTTCCATCCTTCATGTccatttttccctccttctGGAACTCTTTGAGTTTCCCTAAATAATCAATTTACTAAATGCATGCAGTCTGTAAATAAACACTTCACACAAATCTCTTTCTCTCGATTCACTgtatccctgctgctcccactgtTTGTACCCCCTTCTGTACAAACTGtgattatttttctgctttttctttgcaGCTTTGAGCAGTTTTGTATTAATTATTGCaatgaaaagctgcagcagctcttcaTAGAGCTGACCCTGAAGTCAGAGCAGGAGGAGTACGAGTCCGAGGGCATCGCGGTAAgagcccaaaccccctccctGTCCTTGCAGAGATCCTGCCACCAGCTCCAAACCAAGGGAATAAAgaactttcctttttcccttcttttggAAACCCTGGTAACTGTGTGAGACAGCTGGAAGTGAGTAATGCCATCCCAAGCTTTTAATAAAGGCAGTGTTAGGAAAACAAATGTGATGAGTGAAAAGGCTTTGACAGAAAGATTGTTTCAATCAGGTGTTCTCTGAAGTGTTCTgaaatttacatttcttttccagTCTAGAGCTGTTTTCACCTAAGTGTGATTTCTTGTCTTTGCAGTGGGAACCAGTTCAGTATTTcaataacaaaataatttgtGATTTGGTGGAAGAGAAATTCAAAGGCATCATTTCTATTTTGGTGAGTTGAAAACATCTTTCTGAATGAAAAATTTTGAGCAGTGTAGTGGAAAACAAggaggaaaatgtggaaaaaaatcagtttatgTTGGAAGTGTTTGAGTAGGTGGGAAGAGCAATAATGCACTGAATAGTGACACCAATAGAAGTATTGCATTTCCTCCATGTGCTCTGGGGAAAGCAGCTCCCAATCCAGGCAGTCTGGAAGgagggaaatattttccttttcagctcAAGAATTCTTCATTTACTGAGCTAAAAGTTGTTTATCTGTGGAAAGGCCAGACTGGAGGAGAGTTTCAGTGAGGCAGAGCCCAGAAATGCCTGGAATTTGTATGTTTGTAGGATGAGGAGTGTCTGAGACCTGGGGATGCCACAGACACGACGTTCTTGGAGAAACTGGAGGAGACTGTGAAGAACCACCCTCATTTTCTCACGTGAGTGTTCCCTCAGCTGAGGGATCCCTGTGTGTGAATAACATCCTCACTGTGCTGGGTCCCACATAAAAGATGATAATTCTCTTTTACAGAGAGCTTTGATTGATATTTAAGATAATATAAAATAGGTTGTCAACACAAAATGCTTGACTGAGCTTCAGAATGCAATAGGAGCAACAAAACTCTTGTTACTGACTCACCTCTCACTCTGCAGATTGTTTACTTCAGTTTTGGAGCTCCAAAAGTCTGTTTATTCTGAATGTTCTGCTTTTGTTCTGAATGCTCAGTTTAGGATGTGCACACAGAACCACTCTGCAGGGAACACTGAAATTCCCCTTTTAGTTAAATATAAATTCATTTAATGACACTTCTGTGATGTCCTGGTTGATAACTTCATttacctgaaaatccccaagtCCAGTCTGCATTCCTTGCTCGCTGCTGCACAGTCCTGCTCCAGGGCTGAATGTCTTGGTGCTTTTTGGAGTGAATCCTGCAGGATTTTGTTTCTCCTGAAGGTTTTTGCTCCCTCCCCAGGCACAAACTCGCTGACCAGAAGACGCGCAAGTCGCTGGGGCGGGAGGAGTTCCGGCTCTCGCACTATGCTGGGGATGTCACCTACAGTGTTGCAGGTAaccataaaaacaaaaatctggGCCTTAAATACATCCCCACCTCATTTATCAACCAGATTAATTTCAAATCTCAAATCCCTGCCTTGAAGTCCCAGTGGAACAGCCTGAGTGGTTTGTTTATCTTGCAGGTTTTCTAGATAAAAACAACGACCTTCTATTCCGGAACCTGAAGGAGGTGAGTGTGCAGAGAGGAGGTTCCAGGACAGAATGAGGAGTTGGGTTTCAAATGAGGTGGCACCTGAGGGAAAGGATTCCTCCAGACTCCACCTggaggctctgtgtccacagggctgtgctctgaAAAGGCACATTGAGATTCCACTGTTCATTTTGTTATTGTAAATAGTTTTGTCCTCAGGTTTCTCTGGTAGTTCTCTGTACTTCATCTCTGAAAACATCTCTCTCTGCAGACCATGTGCAACTCAGAGAACCCCATCATAAACCAGTGCTTTGATAGGACAGAGCTGACAGACAAAAAGAGACCTGAAACGGTGAGAACTCAAGAGCTGGAGGGGGCTGTGGCTTTTTTGGAACATGAACTCTGACATGATCTGAATGCAAACCCCTCACAttgtgttctgctgctttgtAGCCAGCTCCAAGTCATCCCTTCATgtgcagttttcttttttttcttctaggcAGCAACTCAGTTCAAAAACAGCCTCTCCAAACTCATGGAAATCCTGATGTCCAAAGAACCCTCCTACATTCGCTGCATGAAACCCAACGATGCCAAACAGGCTGGTATGGCCCTGggacagaggcagagctgcagcccagccagggaggcacagaaaggagccAAAGGAAGATTTTGGGGTCACTTTGGGGCTGGGCCTGAGCTTCTGCAGggagggggtggcagtgccagcagccaggAATCACAGTGCTCTTGGGGAGGGGAAGGTGGTGATTAAAGTCAGTTATAATGACCTTATTCTACCTCAGATTTGG from Zonotrichia albicollis isolate bZonAlb1 chromosome 22, bZonAlb1.hap1, whole genome shotgun sequence includes:
- the MYO1C gene encoding unconventional myosin-Ic isoform X3, with product MESALTARDRVGVQDFVLLENFTSEAAFIENLRKRFKENLIYTYIGSVLVSVNPYKELEIYTKQNMERYRGVSFYEVSPHLYAIADNSYRSLRTERRDQCILISGESGAGKTEATKKILQYYAVTCPASQQVETVKDRLLQSNPVLEAFGNAKTLRNDNSSRFGKYMDVQFDYRGAPVGGHILNYLLEKSRVVHQNHGERNFHIFYQLLEGGEEDLLRRLGLEKNPQQYHYLVKGHCARVSSINDKNEWKIMRRALSVIGFNDTEVEDLLSIVASVLHLGNVQFAADEQGNAQVTTENQIKYLARLLAVDGSVLRDALIHKKIIAKGEELVSPLNLEQAAYARDALAKAVYGRTFSWLVSKVNKSLAYKAKKFPGWRSTTVLGLLDIYGFEVFQHNSFEQFCINYCNEKLQQLFIELTLKSEQEEYESEGIAWEPVQYFNNKIICDLVEEKFKGIISILDEECLRPGDATDTTFLEKLEETVKNHPHFLTHKLADQKTRKSLGREEFRLSHYAGDVTYSVAGFLDKNNDLLFRNLKETMCNSENPIINQCFDRTELTDKKRPETAATQFKNSLSKLMEILMSKEPSYIRCMKPNDAKQAERFDEVLIRHQVKYLGLMENLRVRRAGFAYRRKYEVFLQRYKSLCPETWPTWDGRPHDGVAVLVKHLGYKPEEYKMGRTKIFIRFPKTLFATEDALEVRKQSLATKMQATWRGFYRRKKFLTMKRSAITIQSWWRGTLGRRKAAKRKWAVETIRRFIKGFIYRNHPRCPENEYFLDYIRFSFLMNLKRNLPKNVLDKSWPTPPPSLCEASQLLRRLCMQNMVWTYCKRISPEWKQQLEQKVIASEIFKGKKDNYPQSVPRLFINTRLGREEINAKVLQALENEALKYAVPVVKYDRKGYKARARQLLLTHSSAIVVEESKIKQRIDYCNLTGISVSSLSDNLFVLHVHCEDNKQKGDVVLQSDHVIETLTKTAILANKINNVNINQGSIKFTVGQGKEGIIDFISGSELLIAKAKNGHLTVVAPRLNSR